Below is a genomic region from Acetomicrobium sp. S15 = DSM 107314.
GTGCAGGGATGCCGGAGGGAATAGCGATAAACGAGACAAAGAACGACTTCCCGACCAATACCGGGAATGGTGGGAACAGCAGAAGAGAATCGCTGCTCAAGCAGGATCTGGCAGCGTAGATGGCCACAGCGGCGGAGAGGGTGAAAGCGCCCTCGGAATCGGATGCGTTTGCACTGATAAGACTGGACAGGGAAATGAAATATTGTCAGGAATGCAAAGGACTGGCCAAGGATTTACAATTTCTGCCCGTAAAAAAATACGAAAACTGGTCGAAAATGTCTTCGGAAATTGGAAGAATGATAGGTGGTTGGTTAAAATCGGC
It encodes:
- a CDS encoding four helix bundle protein, with product MATAAERVKAPSESDAFALIRLDREMKYCQECKGLAKDLQFLPVKKYENWSKMSSEIGRMIGGWLKSA